In the Tateyamaria omphalii genome, CCGCATCGGGGCTGTCCAGCGTCTCGGGTTGGGGCAGGTTCAGCTCCGCCAGGATTTCTTCATCCGGGCGGTCGTCCAGCTTGGCCGCCTCGGCTTCGACCGCGCGCGCCTCCAGCGCCTGCGCTTCGGCCTCTACCCCGGCGCGGCGCCGGGACCAGAAATCGCGTGTCGCGCTCAATGCACCCGCCTCCGCTGCCGCGCGGGCGAGGCATAGATGTCCGCCGCCGTCGCGATACGCGGGTCGCCGATCCCGTCCTGCGTCAGGTCCGTCCGCTTCTTGTCGCGCTTGCGCTTCACGAACACCTCGTCCTCGTGGAAGTCGGTGACAAAGGCCTGCACCCAGGCCATCAGCCCCGCGGGCATCGCCACCTTCTCGACAATCTCTTCTCCACTGTCGGTGTAATCCTGCGCCTCATAGGGCGACGCGGTGACCAGCAGCACATCGAGCGGCTGTTCGCTGTCACCCTCGCGCATCACCACGTAGATGCTGGGCACTTCCGCCGACAGGCCGTGCAGATACGCCTCCGTCTCAGCCCCGTGCAGGTCCAGCGGCAAGGTCGCGGCGTGGTATTCGACCGCCTCGCCCTCGCGCCGCAACTCCTGCCAATCAGCAGGGCCAGCGCCGGGCAGAACGGCGACCGCTTTCCAGGAATAGGAGGCCCAACGCGTCACGCCCGGAAGGCGCCGCAAAACGACGCCCAAAGGCATGGACTG is a window encoding:
- a CDS encoding DUF3305 domain-containing protein; this encodes MPLGVVLRRLPGVTRWASYSWKAVAVLPGAGPADWQELRREGEAVEYHAATLPLDLHGAETEAYLHGLSAEVPSIYVVMREGDSEQPLDVLLVTASPYEAQDYTDSGEEIVEKVAMPAGLMAWVQAFVTDFHEDEVFVKRKRDKKRTDLTQDGIGDPRIATAADIYASPARQRRRVH